One Actinomycetes bacterium genomic region harbors:
- the pgsA gene encoding CDP-diacylglycerol--glycerol-3-phosphate 3-phosphatidyltransferase: MRTLTLSTRITLVRIVLVPVLLALLVTGGGPDDAKVLAALVFLVASFTDFVDGYLARRWQQVTTLGNFLDTTADKLLVMGALLGLLAVDRVDVWVAFVVIAREVAVLGLRAVAAAASVVISASIWGKLKFNMQVVGITLAILRPPVRLGALWLDEWAMLAVAIVSAASALDYFSRFGDLVRAGR; this comes from the coding sequence ATGAGGACCTTGACGCTGTCCACGCGGATCACCCTGGTCCGGATCGTGCTGGTGCCCGTGCTGCTCGCCCTGCTCGTGACCGGGGGGGGCCCCGACGACGCCAAGGTGCTCGCCGCCCTGGTCTTCCTGGTCGCCTCGTTCACCGACTTCGTGGACGGCTACCTGGCCCGGCGCTGGCAGCAGGTCACGACCCTGGGCAACTTCCTCGACACCACGGCCGACAAGCTGCTCGTGATGGGCGCCCTGCTCGGCCTGCTCGCCGTCGACCGGGTCGACGTCTGGGTGGCCTTCGTGGTGATCGCCCGGGAGGTCGCCGTGCTCGGCCTGCGGGCGGTCGCGGCGGCCGCGTCGGTGGTGATCTCCGCCTCCATCTGGGGCAAGCTCAAGTTCAACATGCAGGTGGTCGGCATCACCCTGGCCATCCTGCGGCCGCCGGTACGTCTCGGTGCGCTCTGGCTCGACGAGTGGGCCATGCTGGCCGTGGCGATCGTGAGCGCCGCCTCGGCCCTGGACTACTTCTCCCGCTTCGGCGACCTGGTGAGGGCAGGCCGGTGA
- a CDS encoding nuclear transport factor 2 family protein: protein MTDFTSEPLTAYLPLLVEGRPQAFVGLFGRNPVVEDPRVGRVAGVEAVEAFAAATADWLDERDAHLVPGRTTRSGSRTVVESVLLLDDGNGQVDLPVALVGERYGDRLASVRAYHSLWPLEGAHRVRPPLLPERADLLLPPVVQRYQAALAAGQLDAILELFEPDGYAREPSGGRHLHQGSEGLARFYEGLFAVGGIPLEHCTVTDDGTCTVLEYNVVSWGDRVLEPQAGVACYERTPSGRLAAARIYDDVEI from the coding sequence ATGACCGACTTCACCAGCGAGCCGCTCACGGCCTACCTGCCGCTGCTGGTCGAGGGCCGGCCCCAGGCGTTCGTGGGCCTGTTCGGGCGGAACCCGGTGGTCGAGGACCCGCGCGTCGGCCGGGTGGCTGGTGTCGAGGCGGTGGAGGCGTTCGCCGCCGCCACCGCCGACTGGCTCGACGAGCGGGACGCCCACCTGGTGCCCGGGCGCACGACCCGGAGCGGCTCGCGCACCGTGGTCGAGTCGGTGTTGCTCCTGGACGACGGGAACGGGCAGGTGGACCTGCCGGTCGCGCTGGTCGGCGAGCGCTACGGCGACCGCTTGGCCAGCGTCCGCGCCTACCACAGCCTGTGGCCGCTCGAGGGCGCCCACCGGGTGCGGCCGCCGCTGCTGCCCGAGCGGGCTGACCTGCTCCTGCCGCCGGTCGTCCAGCGCTACCAGGCGGCGCTGGCCGCCGGCCAGCTCGACGCCATCCTCGAGCTGTTCGAGCCCGACGGCTACGCCCGCGAGCCGAGCGGCGGCCGCCACCTGCACCAGGGGTCCGAGGGGCTCGCACGCTTCTACGAGGGGCTGTTCGCGGTGGGCGGCATCCCGCTCGAGCACTGCACCGTGACCGACGACGGCACCTGCACCGTGCTCGAGTACAACGTGGTCTCCTGGGGCGACCGGGTGCTCGAGCCCCAGGCAGGCGTGGCCTGCTACGAGCGCACCCCGAGCGGCCGCCTGGCCGCCGCCCGCATCTACGACGACGTGGAGATCTAG
- a CDS encoding DNA-directed RNA polymerase subunit beta', translating to MLDVNYFDELRIGLATAEQIRMWSNGEVRKPETINYRTLKPEKDGLFCEKIFGPTRDWECYCGKYKRVRFKGIICERCGVEVTRAKVRRERIGHIELAAPVTHIWYVKGVPSRLGYLLDMAPKDLEKIIYFAANVVTWVDEDRRHDDLPRIETEIAHEREQVEVEKQKREEAVKAQLEANLAELEAQGAKSDQRRKARNEAERAFKDIAQKAAAQVELLERVLDMFKNMTPKQLLADDQYYRELRERFGEYFSAGMGADAMKELLLREDIEGEQVRLREVIATSKGQKQQRAIKRLRVVSAFVGRRNSPLGMVLDCIPVIPPDLRPMVQLDGGRFATSDLNDLYRRVINRNNRLKRLLDLGAPEIIVNNEKRMLQEAVDALFDNGRRGRPVTGPGNRPLKSLSDMLKGKQGRFRQNLLGKRVDYSGRSVIVVGPELKLHQCGLPKQMALELFKPFVMKRLVDLSYAQNIKSAKRMVERSRPQVWDVLEEVIREHPVLLNRAPTLHRLGIQAFEPVLVEGKAIQIHPLVCKAFNADFDGDQMAVHVPLSAEAQAEARILMLSTNNILSPANGRPIAVPTHEMVLGIYFLTYKTPASPAATNGSTPSARKGSKKSTDATEPNVRLQAFGSVAEAVMAYDFKSIQLQDPVVVRLPEGKRADVEDDGKVETTVGRLLFNEALPDDFPFVNETLQNRELSTLVGRIADRYDQTMTAEVLNNMKTLGFHWASRAGVTVSIQDVLKPPHKQQILDEFEKRAEKVESQFRKGIITDDERRQELIEIWTEATERVREDMEERFRQEPFNPIYMMATSGARGNMTQVRQIAGMRGLVANPRGDIIPRPIKANFREGLTVLEYFISTHGARKGLADTALRTADSGYLTRRLVDVTQDVIVREHDCGTERGIPVTTAVRRPRPGTKGEYDWVRSRPVESQALSRILAEDVVVPDSNKAQKLLFEAGTEVDDMVADALVEHGVGEILCRSVLTCESKVGVCQLCYGRSLATNRLVDIGEAVGIIAAQSIGEPGTQLTMRTFHTGGIAGEDITHGLPRVVELFEARTPKGMTPIAEFSGRVAVEHVEKGVQVTVTSDEGEEWTVIVPRRARLRVEDGQEIEVGQPLIDGTPNPKEMLRVLGIRATQVHLVDEVQKVYTSQGVTIHDKHIELIVRQMLKRVTVLEGGDTDLLPGELVERATFERANREALEAGRTPANGRPELLGITKASLATESWLSAASFQETTRVLTEAAIEGKSDSLLGLKENVIIGKLIPAGTGMVRYRSVAPILAEMPATAYAMDAFGNTYESYDGVYYGEDGNPIGTVEGAEGELVDVDAGTGYAPEEFDAFEES from the coding sequence TTGCTCGACGTCAACTACTTCGACGAGCTGCGGATCGGCCTGGCAACGGCCGAGCAGATCCGCATGTGGTCCAACGGTGAGGTGCGCAAGCCCGAAACCATCAACTACCGCACCCTCAAGCCCGAGAAGGACGGCCTGTTCTGCGAGAAGATCTTCGGCCCGACCCGGGACTGGGAGTGCTACTGCGGCAAGTACAAGCGCGTCCGCTTCAAGGGCATCATCTGCGAGCGCTGCGGCGTCGAGGTGACCAGGGCCAAGGTGCGGCGTGAGCGGATCGGCCACATCGAGCTGGCCGCCCCGGTCACCCACATCTGGTACGTCAAGGGTGTGCCCAGCCGCCTCGGCTACCTGCTCGACATGGCCCCGAAGGACCTCGAGAAGATCATCTACTTCGCGGCCAACGTGGTGACCTGGGTCGACGAGGACCGCAGGCACGACGACCTGCCCCGGATCGAGACCGAGATCGCCCACGAGCGCGAGCAGGTCGAGGTCGAGAAGCAGAAGCGTGAGGAAGCGGTCAAGGCGCAGCTCGAGGCCAACCTGGCCGAGCTGGAGGCCCAGGGGGCCAAGTCCGACCAGCGCCGCAAGGCCCGCAACGAGGCCGAGCGCGCGTTCAAGGACATCGCCCAGAAGGCGGCCGCCCAGGTCGAGCTGCTGGAACGGGTTCTCGACATGTTCAAGAACATGACCCCGAAGCAGCTCCTCGCCGACGACCAGTACTACCGCGAGCTGCGCGAGCGCTTCGGCGAGTACTTCTCGGCCGGCATGGGCGCCGACGCCATGAAGGAGCTGCTCCTCCGCGAGGACATCGAGGGCGAGCAGGTCCGCCTGCGCGAGGTCATCGCGACCTCCAAGGGCCAGAAGCAGCAGCGCGCGATCAAGCGCCTGCGCGTGGTCAGCGCCTTCGTCGGCCGGCGCAACTCGCCGCTCGGCATGGTGCTCGACTGCATCCCGGTCATCCCGCCCGACCTGCGCCCGATGGTGCAGCTCGACGGCGGCCGCTTCGCCACCAGCGACCTGAACGACCTGTACCGGCGGGTCATCAACCGCAACAACCGGCTCAAGCGGCTGCTCGACCTGGGCGCGCCCGAGATCATCGTCAACAACGAGAAGCGCATGCTCCAGGAGGCCGTCGACGCGCTGTTCGACAACGGCCGCCGCGGCCGGCCGGTCACCGGGCCGGGCAACCGGCCCCTCAAGAGCCTGTCCGACATGCTCAAGGGCAAGCAGGGCCGCTTCCGCCAGAACCTGCTCGGCAAGCGCGTCGACTACTCGGGCCGCTCGGTCATCGTGGTCGGGCCGGAGCTGAAGCTCCACCAGTGCGGGCTGCCAAAGCAGATGGCCCTCGAGCTGTTCAAGCCGTTCGTGATGAAGCGGCTGGTGGACCTCTCCTACGCCCAGAACATCAAGTCGGCCAAGCGCATGGTCGAGCGCTCCCGGCCGCAGGTCTGGGACGTGCTCGAGGAGGTCATCCGCGAGCACCCGGTGCTGCTGAACCGGGCGCCGACCCTGCACCGCCTGGGCATCCAGGCGTTCGAGCCGGTGCTCGTCGAGGGCAAGGCCATCCAGATCCACCCGCTGGTCTGCAAGGCGTTCAACGCCGACTTCGACGGCGACCAGATGGCCGTGCACGTGCCCCTGTCCGCCGAGGCGCAGGCCGAGGCGCGCATCCTGATGCTGTCGACCAACAACATCCTGTCGCCCGCCAACGGCCGGCCGATCGCCGTCCCGACCCACGAGATGGTCCTCGGCATCTACTTCCTCACCTACAAGACACCGGCGTCGCCAGCGGCGACGAACGGGTCGACGCCTTCGGCGAGGAAGGGCTCCAAGAAGAGCACCGATGCCACCGAACCAAACGTCAGACTGCAGGCGTTCGGTTCGGTGGCCGAGGCGGTCATGGCCTACGACTTCAAGTCGATCCAGCTCCAGGACCCGGTCGTGGTCCGGCTGCCCGAGGGCAAGCGGGCCGACGTGGAGGACGACGGCAAGGTCGAGACCACCGTGGGACGCCTGCTGTTCAACGAGGCGCTGCCCGACGACTTCCCGTTCGTCAACGAGACGCTGCAGAACCGCGAGCTGTCGACCCTGGTCGGCCGCATCGCCGACCGCTACGACCAGACCATGACCGCCGAGGTCCTGAACAACATGAAGACCCTCGGCTTCCACTGGGCGTCGCGGGCCGGCGTGACCGTGTCCATCCAGGACGTGCTCAAGCCGCCGCACAAGCAGCAGATCCTCGACGAGTTCGAGAAGCGCGCCGAGAAGGTGGAGTCCCAGTTCCGCAAGGGCATCATCACCGACGACGAGCGCCGCCAGGAGCTCATCGAGATCTGGACCGAGGCGACCGAGCGGGTCCGCGAGGACATGGAGGAGCGCTTCCGCCAGGAACCCTTCAACCCCATCTACATGATGGCCACGTCGGGGGCTCGCGGGAACATGACCCAGGTCCGCCAGATCGCCGGTATGCGCGGGCTGGTCGCCAACCCGCGCGGCGACATCATCCCGCGGCCGATCAAGGCCAACTTCCGCGAGGGCCTGACCGTGCTCGAGTACTTCATCTCGACCCACGGCGCCCGCAAGGGGCTGGCCGACACCGCCCTGCGCACGGCCGACTCCGGGTACCTGACCCGGCGCCTGGTCGACGTGACCCAGGACGTGATCGTGCGCGAGCACGACTGCGGCACCGAGCGCGGCATCCCGGTCACCACCGCGGTGCGCCGGCCCAGGCCTGGCACCAAGGGCGAGTACGACTGGGTCCGGTCGCGGCCGGTCGAGAGCCAGGCGCTCTCGCGCATCCTGGCCGAGGACGTCGTCGTGCCCGACTCCAACAAGGCGCAGAAGCTGCTGTTCGAGGCGGGCACCGAGGTCGACGACATGGTCGCGGACGCGCTCGTCGAGCACGGGGTGGGCGAGATCCTCTGCCGCTCGGTGCTCACCTGCGAGTCCAAGGTCGGCGTCTGCCAGCTCTGCTACGGGCGCAGCCTGGCCACCAACCGGCTGGTCGACATCGGCGAGGCGGTCGGCATCATCGCCGCCCAGTCGATCGGCGAGCCGGGCACCCAGCTCACGATGCGGACCTTCCACACCGGCGGCATCGCCGGCGAGGACATCACCCACGGCCTGCCCCGCGTGGTCGAGCTGTTCGAGGCTCGCACCCCGAAGGGCATGACCCCGATCGCCGAGTTCTCCGGCCGGGTGGCCGTCGAGCACGTCGAGAAGGGCGTCCAGGTCACCGTGACCTCCGACGAGGGCGAGGAGTGGACCGTGATCGTGCCGCGCCGGGCCCGGCTCCGGGTCGAGGACGGCCAGGAGATCGAGGTCGGCCAGCCGCTCATCGACGGCACCCCGAACCCCAAGGAGATGCTGCGGGTGCTCGGGATCCGGGCGACCCAGGTGCACCTGGTGGACGAGGTCCAGAAGGTCTACACCTCCCAGGGTGTGACCATCCACGACAAGCACATCGAGCTGATCGTGCGCCAGATGCTCAAGCGGGTCACCGTGCTCGAGGGCGGCGACACCGATCTGCTGCCCGGTGAGCTGGTCGAGCGGGCCACGTTCGAGCGGGCCAACCGGGAGGCGCTGGAAGCCGGCAGGACGCCGGCCAACGGCCGTCCCGAGCTGCTCGGCATCACCAAGGCGTCGCTCGCGACCGAGTCGTGGCTGTCGGCGGCCTCCTTCCAGGAGACTACCCGCGTGCTCACCGAGGCGGCCATCGAGGGCAAGAGCGACTCGCTGCTCGGTCTCAAGGAGAACGTGATCATCGGCAAGCTGATCCCGGCCGGGACCGGCATGGTGCGCTACCGCAGCGTCGCCCCGATCCTGGCCGAGATGCCGGCCACGGCCTACGCGATGGACGCGTTCGGCAACACCTACGAGAGCTACGACGGCGTGTACTACGGCGAGGACGGCAACCCGATCGGCACCGTCGAAGGTGCCGAGGGTGAGCTGGTCGACGTCGACGCCGGCACCGGCTACGCCCCTGAGGAGTTCGACGCCTTCGAGGAGTCGTAG
- a CDS encoding GntR family transcriptional regulator, translating to MVDRLAVPSGGIPPLQPGAEAGPGRRASLTELAYEALKREILTAGIRPGAPLIENDLATRFGVSKTPIREALRLLVQDGWIVVLPRKGYLVRPLSLEDVREVFALRQLLEPQVTADAAASGSQALLQRLRGAARVQADEEASYGAAMRSARAFHLTLAETAGNGRLIKVLEGLLDEVERLLHLMPELGGHLTSIAETSAHQRIVAAIAARDPEAAAAHMRAHLAESSQTLVKAFSGVSQQ from the coding sequence ATGGTCGACAGGCTGGCGGTCCCCAGCGGCGGCATCCCACCGCTGCAGCCGGGCGCTGAGGCCGGACCCGGCCGGCGAGCCTCCCTCACCGAGCTGGCCTACGAGGCGCTCAAGCGGGAGATCCTGACAGCGGGCATCCGGCCCGGCGCCCCCCTGATCGAGAACGACCTGGCCACCCGCTTCGGCGTCAGCAAGACCCCCATCCGGGAGGCGCTCCGCCTGCTCGTCCAGGACGGGTGGATCGTGGTCCTGCCCCGCAAGGGCTACCTGGTCCGGCCGCTCTCCCTCGAGGACGTGCGGGAGGTGTTCGCGCTCCGCCAGCTCCTCGAGCCCCAGGTGACCGCCGACGCGGCCGCCAGCGGCTCCCAGGCCCTGCTGCAGCGCCTGCGGGGCGCGGCCAGGGTCCAGGCCGACGAAGAGGCCTCCTACGGGGCCGCGATGCGCTCGGCCCGCGCCTTCCACCTGACGCTGGCCGAGACGGCCGGCAACGGGCGCCTCATCAAGGTCCTGGAGGGGTTGCTCGACGAGGTGGAGCGCCTGCTGCACCTGATGCCCGAGCTCGGAGGCCACCTCACCTCGATCGCCGAGACCTCGGCGCACCAGCGCATCGTCGCCGCCATCGCCGCCCGCGACCCGGAGGCGGCGGCGGCGCACATGCGGGCCCACCTGGCCGAGTCGAGCCAGACGCTGGTCAAGGCGTTCAGCGGCGTCTCCCAGCAATGA
- a CDS encoding NAD-dependent epimerase/dehydratase family protein, with protein MSDRVLITGATGFIGGLLLARLVGEGRAVRALVRKPADRERLAVTSGVELALGALGDDEALVRAADGCGVVYHVAGMNRLCLADPAPLYRVNVEGTRRVLQAARKAGVRRVVYTSSAATLGGDGTRVVDEKTAQPGEFTSHYARSKFEAEQVALSFHGLDVVAVNPSSVQGPGRTTGTAKVFIDYLNGRLPFDLPARFGLCYTKDCVSGHLLAETRGTPGQRYVLNTATLSNVEAIDLIGEIAGLRRRPRTLPLGMAMALATGVELVSRWRSHEPSLCRESVRTLGHPHLYDGSRAERELGVRYTPIRVAMEAAVRWYLEQGLVSRELPGIAATPGGAAPRRSDGHGGSRGVRGSPSVRRPSGMGAVRVGSPAAESQGQPEAGTPETDGERGVRGADPEGGEERKDT; from the coding sequence ATGAGCGACCGTGTCCTGATCACGGGGGCGACCGGGTTCATCGGCGGTCTGCTGCTGGCCCGGCTGGTCGGCGAGGGCAGGGCGGTGCGGGCGCTCGTCCGCAAGCCCGCCGACCGCGAGCGGCTGGCCGTCACCAGCGGCGTCGAGCTGGCCCTTGGCGCGCTCGGCGACGACGAGGCGCTGGTACGCGCGGCCGACGGCTGCGGTGTCGTCTACCACGTGGCCGGCATGAACCGGCTCTGCCTGGCCGACCCGGCTCCGCTGTACCGGGTCAACGTCGAGGGGACCCGGCGGGTGCTCCAGGCCGCCCGCAAGGCGGGCGTACGCCGCGTCGTCTACACCAGCTCGGCGGCCACCCTGGGCGGCGACGGGACCCGCGTGGTCGACGAGAAGACCGCCCAGCCGGGCGAGTTCACCTCCCACTACGCGCGCTCGAAGTTCGAGGCCGAGCAGGTCGCCCTCAGCTTCCACGGGCTCGACGTGGTGGCCGTCAACCCCAGCTCGGTCCAGGGCCCGGGCCGTACCACGGGCACGGCCAAGGTGTTCATCGACTACCTCAACGGCAGGCTCCCGTTCGACCTGCCGGCCAGGTTCGGCCTCTGCTACACCAAGGACTGCGTGTCCGGCCACCTGCTCGCCGAGACCCGGGGCACCCCCGGCCAGCGCTACGTGCTGAACACCGCCACCCTGTCCAACGTCGAGGCGATCGACCTGATCGGTGAGATCGCCGGGCTGCGCAGGCGCCCACGCACCCTCCCCCTCGGTATGGCCATGGCCCTGGCCACCGGTGTCGAGCTGGTCTCCAGATGGCGGAGCCACGAGCCGAGCCTCTGCCGGGAGAGCGTGCGTACCCTCGGCCACCCTCACCTCTACGACGGCTCGCGGGCCGAGCGGGAGCTCGGCGTGCGCTACACCCCGATCCGTGTGGCAATGGAGGCGGCGGTGCGCTGGTACCTCGAGCAGGGCCTGGTCAGCCGGGAGCTGCCCGGGATCGCCGCGACGCCCGGCGGGGCCGCGCCCCGCCGCTCCGACGGCCACGGCGGGTCCCGCGGGGTCAGGGGCAGCCCCTCGGTCCGGCGGCCGTCCGGGATGGGGGCGGTGCGGGTCGGCTCGCCCGCTGCCGAGAGCCAGGGGCAGCCGGAGGCCGGCACTCCGGAGACCGACGGGGAGCGCGGCGTCCGCGGCGCCGACCCCGAGGGC